GATTACGAGGTCATCGCTGGCCGGGTTCGGGTACTGAACACCGCGAAGACGCCGCCCTTCGAGCTGGACAGGGGCGACAGCGTGGCCGAGGATATTCGCCTGAAGTACCGCTACCTGGATCTGCGCCGTCCGGAAATGCAGCGTCACCTGCTGCTGCGCTCGGCGGCTGTGGCAGCCATCACGTCGTTTCTGGCGGGCGAGGGGTTCGTGCAGGTCGAGACGCCCATGCTCACGAAATCCACGCCGGAAGGTGCGCGGGATTTCCTGGTGCCCAGCCGCCTGAATCCTGGCGAGTTCTACGCGCTGCCGCAGTCGCCGCAGCTGTTCAAGCAGCTGCTGATGATCTCCGGAATGGATCGGTACTACCAGCTCGCCCGCTGTTTCCGGGACGAGGACCTGCGGGCAGACCGGCAGCCGGATTTCACGCAACTCGATATGGAACTGTCATTCGTTGACCAGGAGGACGTGCTGGAGCTGAACGAGCGGCTCATGGCGCACGTTTTCCGCGAGACCCTGGGCGTAGAGCTGTCTCTCCCCTTCCCACGCATGACTTACCACGACGCGATGGATCAGTACGGGTCGGACAAACCGGATCTGCGGTTTGACCTGGTCTTCCACGATGTGACCGACCTGTTCCGTGGCGGCGAGTTCAAGGCCTTTGCGGACGCTCCCTGCGTGAAGGCACTCGTGGCGCCGGAACTGACCCGCAAGCAGATCGACGAACTGGAACGCGTGGCGAAACAGAACGGAGCGCGTGGTCTGGCGTGGCTCAAGCGCGACGGCATGGCGTTCACGGGTGGAATCAGCAAGTTCGTGAGTGAGCAGGCAGATGCCCTCATGACCGCGACAGGTGTACCTGAAGGAGGCACGCTGCTGTTTAGCGCCGGCCCCTGGAAGACGGCTGTCTCTGCCCTCGGGGCTGTTCGCCTGGCCCTCCGCGACCTGTTCGACCTCGCGGCCACCGGCTCCGCCTACCACGTGTCGTGGGTCACAGATTTTCCTCAACTGGAGTTCGACGAGGACAGCAACACTTGGACGTACATGCATCACCCCTTCACCGCGCCGCACCCCGATGACGTGGCCCTCTTCGGCACCGAGCGTCAGGGCGAGATCCGCGCCCAGGCCTATGACCTGGTGCTGAACGGATTCGAGGTGGGCGGTGGCAGTATCCGCATTCACGACCCCGTGGTGCAGGGCCAGATGTTCCAGGCGATTGGGTTTACGCCGCAGCAGGCGCAGGAGAAATTCGGGTTCTTCCTTGATGCCCTGACGTATGGAACGCCGCCGCACGGTGGCATTGCCTGGGGATTCGACCGCCTGATCATGGTCATGACGGGTGCGTCCAGCATCCGCGAAGTGATCGCCTTCCCGAAGAACAACCGTGGCGTCGACCTAATGGCAGAGGCTCCCTCCCCTGTCGAACGAAGCCAGCTCGCGGACATTGGCCTGCATTTGATTGAAACAGACTGATGTAATGGAAGGGGCCGTAAGGCCTCTCCGATTACCGATTACCTAATAAGTGAAAGTATTCACGATTAAACCGGATCGTGAATGTTTGATCTCCTATGGTAGGTTTTTCAGGAAATCTATCGTGAATCGCGCCACAGCTCTCGGATGAGAATCGGTCAGAGCGTGGGTGCCACCCCTGATCTGCCGAACCACCGCATCTGGAATGGCCATCTGGATCTCCTGAACTGTCCACGACCGGATGACCGGATCGTTCAGGCCGTCCAGCAACAGAGTCGGTATGCTGACCTTTGCCAGCAAGGGCCCTGTGTCGTGGTACGACTGATCGTTGGCCAACAGCAGCATGCGCCGAACCCCACAGTGCCGGTAAGCCCGCAACCCCGGAATCAACAGCCCCAGACGTTCTCGCGGAAGATCGCGGCACAGGCGAAGGAGCTGCATGGGCACGCTGGGATTCTCAGGAATTCCTGTTGGGGCGCAGGCGACCAGGGCCGAGGCCAGACCCGGATACCGTGCGGCCAGATCGAACACGACCTCGCCGCCAAGCGAATGCCCGAATACGGCCGTGCCAGTCAGACCTGAGACCACGAGCCAGGCTGCCAGATGATCCGTGAGATCCTCGATGCACGCTGGAAACTGCTGCGTGCCCTCGCTGTAGCCGTGGCCGGGCGGATCATAGGTATAGACCCGGTGCGATCTGGCGAGTTCATTGGACACACGGTTATACATCCAGGAGGCACACCCGAGGCCGGGAACCAGTACCAGTGGTCTCCCCTGTCCCCGGACGATCGCGTGGGTCTTCAGGCCATGGACGTCCACGAACACAGATTTCGCCTTCAACGGGGCCGACCAATCGAACCGCTGGATTCAGCCAGGAACTCGAGCACCAGCCGGTTGAACGTGGTCGCGGCATCCACCATGACCACGTGCCCGGCACCGGCGATCACTTCCAGACGGGCATTCTGGAGGGTTCCGACCAGCAGTTCCCCAATGGTGAGTGGCACGAGGGCATCCCGTGCGCCCCAGATGACCAGAGTGGGAACAGTGATCGCCGGCAGGACATCCTGCACGCTGTCACGCAGCAGATCGCGGCTGCTGATCAGGAGGTTGCGCGGTCCGGCCCGCCAGGCGTCGCCCAGAATCTGGGGGAGGAACCGCTTGCGTCCCACCACCA
The Deinococcus sp. KSM4-11 DNA segment above includes these coding regions:
- the aspS gene encoding aspartate--tRNA ligase; the encoded protein is MKRTAYIGQLTPTHAGQTVTLQGWVNRRRDLGGLIFLELRDRSGLVQVQVEPDSLAFAQADQLRAEYVAEIEGVYQARPEAQRKGGSADYEVIAGRVRVLNTAKTPPFELDRGDSVAEDIRLKYRYLDLRRPEMQRHLLLRSAAVAAITSFLAGEGFVQVETPMLTKSTPEGARDFLVPSRLNPGEFYALPQSPQLFKQLLMISGMDRYYQLARCFRDEDLRADRQPDFTQLDMELSFVDQEDVLELNERLMAHVFRETLGVELSLPFPRMTYHDAMDQYGSDKPDLRFDLVFHDVTDLFRGGEFKAFADAPCVKALVAPELTRKQIDELERVAKQNGARGLAWLKRDGMAFTGGISKFVSEQADALMTATGVPEGGTLLFSAGPWKTAVSALGAVRLALRDLFDLAATGSAYHVSWVTDFPQLEFDEDSNTWTYMHHPFTAPHPDDVALFGTERQGEIRAQAYDLVLNGFEVGGGSIRIHDPVVQGQMFQAIGFTPQQAQEKFGFFLDALTYGTPPHGGIAWGFDRLIMVMTGASSIREVIAFPKNNRGVDLMAEAPSPVERSQLADIGLHLIETD
- a CDS encoding alpha/beta fold hydrolase, producing MFVDVHGLKTHAIVRGQGRPLVLVPGLGCASWMYNRVSNELARSHRVYTYDPPGHGYSEGTQQFPACIEDLTDHLAAWLVVSGLTGTAVFGHSLGGEVVFDLAARYPGLASALVACAPTGIPENPSVPMQLLRLCRDLPRERLGLLIPGLRAYRHCGVRRMLLLANDQSYHDTGPLLAKVSIPTLLLDGLNDPVIRSWTVQEIQMAIPDAVVRQIRGGTHALTDSHPRAVARFTIDFLKNLP